One genomic window of Candidatus Kuenenia stuttgartiensis includes the following:
- a CDS encoding AAA family ATPase, with the protein MAPLEIEKSDLQSIEKIVNGRTRIKKEIAKVIIGQEDVIDELLVALFCKGHCLFVGVPGLAKTLLVSTLADVLNLKFNRIQFTPDLMPADITGTDILETDHDTGKRFFKFIKGPIFSNILLADEINRTPPKTQAALLQAMQENKVTASGATYKLDPPFMVFATQNPIEQEGTYPLPEAQLDRFMFQINVEYPSREEEIEIVRTTTSAFKPCVSKVFSPEEIIHLQELVTRVPVADHVLDYAVRLVRASRPNDSEAPDFIKKWISWGAGPRASQYLILGGKARAILDGRYAATCSDVRKLAKSILQHRIITNFHAEAEGKTTLHIIDQLVDAIKE; encoded by the coding sequence ATGGCACCCCTTGAAATAGAAAAATCCGACCTCCAGTCAATTGAAAAGATAGTAAACGGCCGTACAAGGATTAAAAAGGAAATTGCAAAGGTCATTATCGGTCAGGAAGACGTTATTGACGAACTTCTCGTTGCCCTTTTTTGCAAAGGGCATTGTCTTTTTGTGGGAGTTCCAGGCCTTGCGAAGACATTACTGGTAAGTACGTTAGCAGATGTTTTGAATTTGAAGTTTAATCGTATACAGTTTACGCCAGACCTCATGCCTGCGGATATCACAGGCACAGATATTTTAGAGACGGATCACGATACGGGAAAAAGGTTTTTCAAATTTATTAAAGGCCCTATCTTCTCCAATATTTTGCTTGCGGACGAAATTAATCGCACACCTCCAAAGACGCAAGCTGCCCTCCTTCAGGCGATGCAGGAAAACAAAGTGACTGCAAGCGGCGCTACCTATAAACTTGATCCCCCTTTCATGGTATTTGCTACCCAGAATCCCATTGAACAGGAAGGCACCTATCCTCTGCCTGAAGCACAACTTGACCGGTTTATGTTTCAGATTAATGTAGAGTATCCTTCCAGGGAGGAGGAAATAGAAATTGTGAGAACCACCACATCTGCTTTTAAACCCTGTGTTTCTAAGGTATTCAGTCCCGAAGAAATAATACATCTTCAGGAATTGGTTACCAGGGTGCCCGTTGCTGATCATGTGCTTGACTATGCCGTAAGATTGGTTCGCGCTTCCAGGCCAAACGATTCGGAGGCGCCTGATTTTATTAAAAAATGGATTAGCTGGGGGGCAGGCCCCCGTGCGTCGCAATATCTTATCCTTGGCGGTAAGGCCAGGGCAATACTGGATGGCAGGTATGCAGCGACATGCAGCGACGTTCGCAAGCTTGCAAAGTCCATATTACAACACCGCATTATCACGAATTTTCATGCAGAAGCCGAAGGGA